One part of the Saprospiraceae bacterium genome encodes these proteins:
- the rpsI gene encoding 30S ribosomal protein S9 encodes MEMINAIGRRKAAVARVYFRKGTAATSEVTINGRALNEYFPIKDIAQKVMDPIQTIGGEVTYSISAVIKGGGLKGQAEALRLAISRAFCKIDLENRPVLKEKKFLTRDAREVERKKFGLRKARRSSQFSKR; translated from the coding sequence ATGGAAATGATTAACGCAATTGGCAGAAGAAAAGCCGCTGTAGCCAGGGTTTATTTTCGCAAAGGAACTGCTGCAACATCAGAAGTTACCATAAATGGCCGAGCCTTAAATGAATACTTCCCCATAAAAGACATTGCTCAAAAAGTAATGGATCCAATTCAAACGATCGGTGGAGAAGTTACTTATTCTATTTCTGCAGTCATTAAAGGAGGTGGATTAAAAGGACAGGCAGAAGCACTTCGATTGGCAATATCCAGAGCATTTTGCAAAATCGATTTGGAAAATCGTCCGGTACTAAAGGAAAAGAAATTTTTAACAAGAGATGCGCGTGAAGTTGAACGTAAAAAATTCGGTTTACGAAAAGCACGTCGTAGTTCACAGTTTAGTAAGCGTTAA
- the rplM gene encoding 50S ribosomal protein L13: MHTRPEDVQRKWYVIDAEALVVGRMCSQIASILRGKHKVDYSMHVDVGDYVIVINAEKVRFTGKKLDDKVYLTYSGYPGGQKSITPRQMLAKHPTRVVETAVRKMLPKNKLGDAMFRKLFVYDGPGHVHQAQKPEPYTI; encoded by the coding sequence ATGCACACCAGGCCGGAAGATGTCCAGCGGAAGTGGTATGTCATCGATGCAGAAGCCCTGGTGGTAGGACGTATGTGTTCCCAAATAGCAAGTATTCTTAGGGGAAAACATAAGGTTGATTATAGTATGCATGTTGACGTTGGAGATTATGTCATCGTAATCAATGCCGAAAAAGTTCGTTTTACAGGAAAGAAATTAGACGATAAGGTATATCTGACCTATAGTGGCTATCCTGGAGGACAAAAAAGTATTACCCCACGCCAAATGTTGGCTAAACATCCAACCCGGGTTGTAGAAACTGCAGTCCGTAAAATGTTGCCAAAGAATAAATTGGGTGATGCAATGTTTAGAAAATTATTTGTTTATGATGGTCCGGGGCATGTACATCAAGCTCAGAAACCTGAACCTTATACTATTTAA
- a CDS encoding DUF3307 domain-containing protein: MILFLKLLCAHLVGDFLLQPTSWILQKEKLKAKSAKLYYHIFIHGILAFILLWDLSLWYIPVILAISHGIIDVIKLYFQQETNRWTWFILDQLAHLTVIGAMSYCYQEMIYDFSALITERNLLLFVAGVFLTTPTSLTIKIFISKWTPHTSNAEDESLMNAGKFIGIFERLLLFVFVMTGHWEAIGFLLTAKSVFRFGDLKESGDRKLTEYIMIGTLLSFGIAISTGLLCSLYLGA; encoded by the coding sequence TTGATCCTTTTTCTAAAACTTTTATGTGCTCATTTGGTAGGTGATTTTTTATTGCAACCAACATCCTGGATATTGCAAAAAGAAAAACTTAAAGCTAAATCTGCAAAACTATATTATCATATTTTTATACATGGTATTCTTGCTTTCATACTTCTTTGGGATCTCAGTTTATGGTATATCCCTGTTATACTTGCCATTTCACATGGTATCATAGATGTCATAAAACTGTATTTTCAGCAAGAAACAAATCGATGGACCTGGTTTATTTTAGATCAGTTAGCGCATCTGACAGTAATTGGAGCCATGAGTTATTGCTATCAGGAGATGATATATGATTTTAGTGCTTTAATTACAGAGCGGAATTTGCTACTATTCGTTGCGGGAGTTTTCCTTACGACTCCAACTTCTTTGACTATTAAAATATTTATTTCAAAATGGACTCCGCATACCTCAAATGCAGAGGATGAATCCTTAATGAATGCAGGTAAGTTTATTGGTATATTTGAAAGGCTTTTATTATTTGTTTTTGTAATGACGGGACATTGGGAAGCAATTGGTTTCCTCCTTACGGCTAAATCAGTTTTCCGGTTTGGTGATTTAAAAGAATCTGGCGACCGTAAATTGACGGAATATATTATGATTGGTACCTTATTGAGTTTTGGGATTGCAATCAGTACAGGTTTGTTATGTTCGCTTTATTTAGGAGCTTAA